One Candidatus Dependentiae bacterium genomic window, AAAAAAGTTGCTATTCACGATGTGATTGATTTTCTTATAAAACATTCTTCATCAAACCCCAATCCGTCCTCAATTTCTCGAGCACTTATCAATACCCAGACAGACAGCGGACTTTCATTTTTACATGCTGCCATACTATTAAAAGATGACTTTTTTATAAACTGGCTTTTACAGTACCATGTAAATATAGATATTCAAAACAAAGATGGTGATACGCCATTACACCTTGCAACTAAAGAAAAAAATTTGCCATTCGTTACAAAGCTTATTGAGAATAATGCAAACGTATTAATACAAAATAATCATGGTGAAACACCAAAAATGATAATCAATAGACTAAGGACAAATGCCTATGCGTTACACACCATACATCATCTGCCAAAGCAGTTAGGCAAACATATGCAAGTGTATCAACTAATAGAAGATGCATTACAACAAGCAGAAACACAATCACACCAAGAATATGACAATAACACTACATGTATTATAATGTAGTATTATGATTACAATAAAAAACACTCAAAAAACTATATCCGTAGATGTAGACCTGCTGTATAAAGACACGCAGAAAATTCTTGATCTACTTGATTATCATGATTTTGATATAGGCATTTTGCTGACCACTAACAAAGTTATGCAAAAATATAATCGTGAATACCGCGATAAAGACAAACCAACAGATATTCTATCTTTTCCTTTTCATCAAATTGTTGCCGGTGAGCGCATTATTGCAACAAGTGCTGATGAAAAAAATCTAGGAGATATAATCATTGCACCACAATATGTAATGGACGACCTAGAACGATGGGGACAAACATTCGATCAACGTATGCGCATACTTTTGGTACACGGTATCTGTCATCTACTTGGTTATGATCACATTAAAGATGAAGATTATACCGTTATGAAAGCACAAGAAGAATGGTTATTAAAACAACTTAATTAACACTTAATAACCTGTGGTTTTCTGAATGATAAAATCAAGATTCCAATCAAATTTGGTACAGCTACAAAAATTGTAATAGTATCCATAATCGTCCATATTAATGGTACTGGCATTAAAGCTCCAAAAAAGATAACGCCTACTAAAAATGTCATATATAACTGAGTTCCACGATTATTAGTCATAAATGCAAAGCTTTGTGAACCATTAAAACTATTGCCAATAACTGTTGTTATAATAAATAATGAAATGCTTACAAGAAGTGCTAGTTGTGCAACCCCAGGTGCACGCAATTTAAATGCTTCATAAATAAGAGTACTTCTAAAATCGCCACTCAACCAAACACCCGTTACCAATACAAGCATACCGGATAAAAAGGATAAAATGATATCTGCAATACCAGAAAACATTGCTAATAAACCTTGATCGGTTGGATTTTTAGTATCAGCTACTGCGTGTGGAATTGATGCTGTACCCAAACCAGCTTCCGTAATAAATACCGCACGATGCATACCTGCACGAACGGTTTCGAACATGGTCGCACCTAAAAAACCACCAATCGTTGCTTCAGGTTGCAAAACAGAATAACTCACCAAAGATATAGCATGAGCAAAAGCAGATAGATCACTGAATAAAATAAAAAACACACAACTAATGTACAATACAAACATAAATGGAACCAACTTGCTTGCCAAGGCGCCTACGCGCTGTGCTCCACCATGTAGAACTACCCATACAAGTACGGCAAGACCAAGCCCAACAGTCCATTTTGGGACTGATTCTTGTGCATAAATAGTAGCCAACGTATTTGATTGTAAACTTGACCACCCTGCAAATAACATCATCATAGCAATACCATACCAATTGGCTAACCATGAGCTAACTGAATAAAGATATTGCATAGGACCACCTATTACGCGGCCATCTTCCGTTTGAATACGAGTATCTAATGCAAATGTAACTTCTGCAAACTTAGTCGCAGATCCAAAAAAGATATATATAATCATCCAAAATAATGCACCGGGACCGCCAGTCATAATAGCAATTGAAGGACCAACAATACTCCCCATGCCAATAGTAGTAGACATGGCCGTAAATAACGCATGAAATGGGTTAATGGTGCGTTTTTCTCCCGATTCATCAAACTTACCTTTACCCTTTATCCCACTGGTAAGCAATCGCATGAACCGCGGAAAACCACGAATTTGTAAAACACCAATCTTTAATGTCAGAATCACACCAACACCAAAAAACAATAGTGTTGATGGTATTGCAAATACAGTTTCATTAAGCCATGAAAAAAACGAAAGAAAATCCATAATAACCTTTCTAAAAGTATACCATCTGTCAATGAGTTCAAACCTGCTTAGTCAAATGTGATAAAGCATGGCGTAATAATTGATCAAATGAACAATTAGACTGCCCATAATTTTTCTGCAAATACTGCATTACATTATTAATCTCATTGCGTGAATAATTCAGAGATTCAAGCGCTTGTACCACCGTATGCCACTCGGATACCCGTTGCGCGCCAGTCAAATCAACCCCCGATTTGATAAGTTGTCCAACTTTGTGCTTAAGCTGCACTATAATTTGTTCAGCCTTTTTTTCACCAATACCGTTCACCCTACTTAACATCTTTTCGTCACCAGTTTGTATTGCTTGCAAAAAATTATGAGGCCCCAAATCAGATAGCACCGCTAGCCCTATTTTAGGACCAACCCCTGAACAATTAATAATAAGGATAAATACAGCTTTTTCAAGTTCAGTGGCAAACCCATACAAAGATGGCCCTTGCTCATTACTCCAATGCATATAAACAAAAACATGTACCAATTTATCTAAGGGAAAAACTGAACCACTAGGAACTTGGAGTCCAAAGCCTATACCTCCTACTTCCAGGGTAATAGCTCGCTCTGAGATCTGTTTTACTGTTCCAGAAAAATAGTTCATCATACATTTATTCCTTCGAGTCTATTATATTGGCATATATTCAGTTAAGCGAAAAATATGACATAGGGCAAGTCGTATATGGTAATTTTACCCTATAAACTATAGTAAAATGGTGGCTTTTTTGTTGACAAAGAGTTTATGAGTGGTACATTATTACTTATTCAAATTATCTTAAAAAATGTCGATCTCTAAGCGGGAATAGCTCAGTTGGTAGAGCGTTGCCTTGCCAAGGCAAAGGTCGCGGGTTCAAGTCCCGTTTCCCGCTCCAAAAACCCCTTTTGTACATTGTATGATTTATTGATAAGGTCCATATTGTAGGCATTTTTTATTTATACGTCTGGCAAAAACCAGAACTCATAAGGTTATATATATGAAATCAATTGTTGAAGAAGCATCATCTATCTTTAAAGCTATAGAAAACGCATGGATACGCGCAGGAAAACCTGATAACTTCTCGGTAAAAATTTTTGAAGATGCTCAACGTAATTTCTTTGGCTTAACTACAAAATCTGCAAAAATTGGTCTATTGTTTCAAGAAAAATCAGAAAAACAACAATCAAAACAACTGGCTGCTTCACGTAAACATAAGCCCAGAGAAGAACAACAACCACAACGCAAACCACACGAACAAGAAAAAAAGAAAACACCCATAATTCAGCAGTCAGCACAAAAAAAGCCCCAACCTCAAGTAGTTCAGGAGAAAGCGCCAGGGGTAAATCAAACTGAGTCAAGTGCATGGTCACCAGAGATGATTGATGCAGCTACTGCGTGGGTAAAAAAAAGTTTATCATCAATAGATCTTCCTAATATAAATTTTACAACTACCGCATCCAAGTATCATTTACGATTCCAGTTTGACTCTAAAATTCTGGAAAATCATACCAAGGAAAAAACTTTGTTTAGTAGTTTTGCTTATTTGATTATGGCATCAATGCGTAACAAGTTTAAAAAAGAACTACGAGGACTCAAAGTAGTATTAAGCAGTACATAGTCAACGGTAGGAGGTTATGACCATGTTCGCACACCACGATGATCAAACGATCATTGCACAATGCACGCCCTCTGGCAGTGGCGCTTTAGCACTTATACGTATTAGTGGTGCTGATGCACTTATTATTGCAACGAATATAAGTTCGCTATCTTCAGGGAAGAAAATTATCGATGTTCCAACCCATACTATTCATTATGGTCAAATCATTACCGAAAATAAACAAACTATAGACAATGTATTGTTTTTGGTAATGCATGCACCAAAAACTTTTACCGGTGAGCATACGGTAGAAATCACCTGTCATAATAATCCATTTATTATTGAACAAATTATTCAACAAGCCATTGCATATGGCGCACGCATAGCACAGCAAGGTGAATTCACTAAGCGCGCTGTTTTACATGATAAAATAGATTTAGTGCAGGCTGAGTCTATTAATGAACTAATTCATGCCAATACACAACTCGCATTAAAAAAATCACTCGCACAACTTGATGGCAGTTTTTCACAATGGCTTGCAAATATAGAAAAGCAGCTAACTAAAGCACTTGCATTATCAGAAGCTAGCTTTGAATTTATAGATGAAGAAGAATTAGAATTTGGTAATCAAATTAAAGAAATTATCCACTCAACACAAGCAACCATTGCACAGTTAAAAAAAACATTTAATCAGCAACAACACATCAGACAAGGTATTCGCATTGCCATTATTGGCTCAGTCAACGCCGGAAAATCATCTTTATTTAATGCACTTCTTGGCAAAGATCGTGCTATTGTTACTGATATTGCCGGTACTACACGTGATGTCATAGAAGCAGGTTTATATAGACATGGGAATTACTGGACCTTGATTGATACAGCAGGACTACGCCAAACCCAAGATACTATTGAGCAGCAGGGCATTAAGCGATCATTCCAAGAAGCACAGCAAGCAGATATCATTTTATTAGTACTTGATAATTCCCGAACATTAAGCTCAGAAGAAGCAAGGGTATATCAAGAATTACTCACGCAATATGCTCATAAAATCATTATGGTACTCAGCAAGGTGGATTTGCCAAGCGCCCCACAAAGCATCCCTATGGCTCAAACAGTAGCATGTTCTAACACCCAACAAAAGGGAATTAATAACCTAGATGAACAAATTCAAGCTAAAATCAATACCTTATTTGATGCTATGGAGTCTCCCTTCTTACTTAATCAGCGCCAATATGGGCTTTTGTTGGGCCTTGAACAGCAATTGGCTGCCATTACCCCTCTTTTAGATCACAATGTGCAATATGAGCTTATTTCGCACCATTTACAAGGAGCGCTCGCGCATATGGCCGAATTAACAGGTAAATCTATATCTGAGGCAGGTATGGATGCTGTTTTTAGGGAGTTTTGCGTAGGTAAATAAGCCGTTTCAGTGGACAGGCATTTGACAATAAAGCTCCAATACCTTTACAATTAACATATATACATAATTACCCATATTAGGTATTTTTAACTGAAATTTAGGATTTTATGTACAAAAAGAAAATTGTGGCGCTATTTATAGTGCCTCTTTTATTCACTGGCTATTTCTTAACCTACAACCATGAAATCCCCTCAATATTAACGTTCAATACTGGCAAAAAAAAGATCGTTATTTTTACCAGTTCCGGCGGGGGGGGGCATGTATCAGCTTCAAACGCTTTGCAAGAATATTTGAGCGACACCTATGAGGTTAAAGTTTCTTATATTTTTGAAGAAGTGCTTGGTAGTATGGACCCTATGCAGCGTATTACCTTTGGTAAACAAACAGGTGAAGATGCATACAATGAATGCATGCGCAAAAAATGGTACCGTATGATTAATATAATTTCTCGCTTTGGGCATTGGTATTTCAGCGTATTTCATAAGCGGGCTACTAAATTAATTTGCAACTACCTAGAATTACAACAACCGGATCTAGTCATTTCCGTAGTACCAGTCATCAACAATGCAATATTATCTGCAACAAAAAAAATGAATATTCCTTTCTTGCTTATTCCAACTGACCTTGATGCAACTACATTTGTAAATAGCATATATAAACCTAATTATGAAAAATTTCATGTTGGTATTGCATTTGATAATGAGAATATTTTCAAGCGCATGGAACAATCAGGCATACCAAAAGAACAGATATCAACTATTGGTTTTCCTATTGCTAAAAAATTTTTTACACCCAAAAATATGCGGCGCATAAAAGCAGATTTTCAAATTCCTCAAAATAAACCAATTGTGTTTTTGCTAATGGGGGCACAAGGTACCAATGCTTTGTATACCTATGTAAAATATTTAACACAAGTTGAACAACCATTTCACTTGGTAGCAGCTATTGGAAAAAATGAGGATATGCGTAAAAAATTAGAAGCTATAGCATTACCTACACACATTACTATGACGATTGTCGGATTTACTGACCGTGTAGCAGATTTGATGGCAATAGCCGATCTTGGCATCATTAAATCAGGTACAGTTACCTATATAGAAGCATTGTATAGCAACTTGCCCGTATTACTTGATGCAACAACTGGCACTATTCGTTGGGAACAATACAACCATATTTATAATAAAGAACAAGAATTTGGCGATAGTATTGGTCGCAACCGTGAAATCTATGTACTAGTAAATGAGTTGCTAGCAAATCCTAAAACACTTGCCCAAATTAGAAAAAATATACAAACTAACAAAAAGAAGTGCCTTGGACGAGAGATAAAATCTCTGGTACATGAATTAGTTAATTAATAAAGTAAACGTTAGGCAACTTAGTTATCGCAATGCAAAAGTTATTATTCCTAGCAGGTATGGTATATACCTGCTTTTCTTATGGTATGAGCACTAATGTATCGAATAAATTCGATATTATACAGCAAGCAGCAGATTTGGCTAAAGATGAGTTATCCAAATTAAAAAATATCACTCTTAGGCCAGCACTTGATAGTAACTCTTGCCAAAATTTTCTACAAAAAATAGAACTCATTGACTCTATTGAAGATATTTTTCACCTTATCAATGGCTCACGATACCGATTAATGCTTGCGCCTATCATTTTTAGATATTTAGGAATAAGCAAAGCAAATAAACAAAAAAAGCTAAATCTTATTACCTATGTTTTACAAAATAACACCCAAGCCAATATCAATGATGAAGACATATATGAAT contains:
- a CDS encoding ankyrin repeat domain-containing protein; translation: MKIYSILALVPITTSAMQLPLKSVAQLHTELMINLYASKKVAIHDVIDFLIKHSSSNPNPSSISRALINTQTDSGLSFLHAAILLKDDFFINWLLQYHVNIDIQNKDGDTPLHLATKEKNLPFVTKLIENNANVLIQNNHGETPKMIINRLRTNAYALHTIHHLPKQLGKHMQVYQLIEDALQQAETQSHQEYDNNTTCIIM
- the ybeY gene encoding rRNA maturation RNase YbeY produces the protein MITIKNTQKTISVDVDLLYKDTQKILDLLDYHDFDIGILLTTNKVMQKYNREYRDKDKPTDILSFPFHQIVAGERIIATSADEKNLGDIIIAPQYVMDDLERWGQTFDQRMRILLVHGICHLLGYDHIKDEDYTVMKAQEEWLLKQLN
- a CDS encoding amino acid carrier protein; the protein is MDFLSFFSWLNETVFAIPSTLLFFGVGVILTLKIGVLQIRGFPRFMRLLTSGIKGKGKFDESGEKRTINPFHALFTAMSTTIGMGSIVGPSIAIMTGGPGALFWMIIYIFFGSATKFAEVTFALDTRIQTEDGRVIGGPMQYLYSVSSWLANWYGIAMMMLFAGWSSLQSNTLATIYAQESVPKWTVGLGLAVLVWVVLHGGAQRVGALASKLVPFMFVLYISCVFFILFSDLSAFAHAISLVSYSVLQPEATIGGFLGATMFETVRAGMHRAVFITEAGLGTASIPHAVADTKNPTDQGLLAMFSGIADIILSFLSGMLVLVTGVWLSGDFRSTLIYEAFKLRAPGVAQLALLVSISLFIITTVIGNSFNGSQSFAFMTNNRGTQLYMTFLVGVIFFGALMPVPLIWTIMDTITIFVAVPNLIGILILSFRKPQVIKC
- the ruvA gene encoding Holliday junction branch migration protein RuvA: MMNYFSGTVKQISERAITLEVGGIGFGLQVPSGSVFPLDKLVHVFVYMHWSNEQGPSLYGFATELEKAVFILIINCSGVGPKIGLAVLSDLGPHNFLQAIQTGDEKMLSRVNGIGEKKAEQIIVQLKHKVGQLIKSGVDLTGAQRVSEWHTVVQALESLNYSRNEINNVMQYLQKNYGQSNCSFDQLLRHALSHLTKQV
- the mnmE gene encoding tRNA uridine-5-carboxymethylaminomethyl(34) synthesis GTPase MnmE, encoding MFAHHDDQTIIAQCTPSGSGALALIRISGADALIIATNISSLSSGKKIIDVPTHTIHYGQIITENKQTIDNVLFLVMHAPKTFTGEHTVEITCHNNPFIIEQIIQQAIAYGARIAQQGEFTKRAVLHDKIDLVQAESINELIHANTQLALKKSLAQLDGSFSQWLANIEKQLTKALALSEASFEFIDEEELEFGNQIKEIIHSTQATIAQLKKTFNQQQHIRQGIRIAIIGSVNAGKSSLFNALLGKDRAIVTDIAGTTRDVIEAGLYRHGNYWTLIDTAGLRQTQDTIEQQGIKRSFQEAQQADIILLVLDNSRTLSSEEARVYQELLTQYAHKIIMVLSKVDLPSAPQSIPMAQTVACSNTQQKGINNLDEQIQAKINTLFDAMESPFLLNQRQYGLLLGLEQQLAAITPLLDHNVQYELISHHLQGALAHMAELTGKSISEAGMDAVFREFCVGK
- a CDS encoding glycosyltransferase, with protein sequence MYKKKIVALFIVPLLFTGYFLTYNHEIPSILTFNTGKKKIVIFTSSGGGGHVSASNALQEYLSDTYEVKVSYIFEEVLGSMDPMQRITFGKQTGEDAYNECMRKKWYRMINIISRFGHWYFSVFHKRATKLICNYLELQQPDLVISVVPVINNAILSATKKMNIPFLLIPTDLDATTFVNSIYKPNYEKFHVGIAFDNENIFKRMEQSGIPKEQISTIGFPIAKKFFTPKNMRRIKADFQIPQNKPIVFLLMGAQGTNALYTYVKYLTQVEQPFHLVAAIGKNEDMRKKLEAIALPTHITMTIVGFTDRVADLMAIADLGIIKSGTVTYIEALYSNLPVLLDATTGTIRWEQYNHIYNKEQEFGDSIGRNREIYVLVNELLANPKTLAQIRKNIQTNKKKCLGREIKSLVHELVN